From a region of the Erythrobacter neustonensis genome:
- the gluQRS gene encoding tRNA glutamyl-Q(34) synthetase GluQRS: MDCPHVTRFAPSPNGHLHLGHALSAIAAHDLARPGGGRFLLRIEDIDGPRSRPELADEFRADLAWLGLEWEDVPAQSTRLASYAAAAETLKARGLIYPCTCTRSEIEAAGAREGSDGLIYPGTCKHRGADPARPAAWRLDAEKALAQTGPLVWEDALAGPQAADMSLLGDIVLVRKDLPASYHLAVTLDDAADGVTLVTRGADLFGASHVHRTLQALLGLPVPRWHHHPLLLADDGQKLAKRRGSPSLAARREAGEDGRVLAQQLRVQLCHLEPDAAASI; encoded by the coding sequence ATGGATTGTCCGCACGTTACCCGCTTTGCCCCCAGCCCCAACGGCCACCTGCATCTGGGCCACGCGCTGTCGGCAATCGCGGCGCATGATCTGGCGCGGCCAGGCGGCGGGCGGTTCCTGCTCCGCATCGAGGATATCGACGGGCCGCGCTCGCGCCCCGAACTGGCCGACGAATTTCGCGCCGATCTGGCGTGGCTGGGGCTGGAATGGGAGGACGTCCCCGCCCAGTCCACCCGCCTCGCCAGCTATGCCGCCGCGGCCGAGACGCTGAAGGCGCGCGGGCTGATCTACCCGTGCACCTGCACCCGCAGCGAAATCGAAGCCGCCGGCGCGCGCGAAGGCAGCGACGGGCTGATCTATCCCGGCACCTGCAAGCACCGCGGGGCCGATCCGGCGCGACCCGCTGCATGGCGGCTCGATGCCGAAAAGGCGCTCGCGCAGACCGGGCCGCTGGTGTGGGAGGACGCGCTGGCCGGGCCGCAGGCCGCGGACATGTCGCTGCTTGGCGATATCGTGCTGGTCCGCAAGGATCTGCCCGCCAGCTATCACCTTGCGGTTACGCTCGACGATGCGGCGGACGGGGTGACGCTGGTGACGCGCGGGGCCGATCTGTTTGGGGCAAGCCACGTCCACCGCACGCTCCAGGCGCTGCTCGGCCTGCCCGTGCCGCGCTGGCACCATCACCCGCTGCTGCTGGCAGACGACGGCCAGAAACTCGCCAAGCGCCGCGGCTCGCCATCGCTCGCCGCGCGGCGCGAGGCCGGTGAGGATGGGCGCGTGCTTGCGCAGCAACTCAGGGTGCAACTTTGCCACTTGGAACCTGACGCCGCCGCGTCCATTTAG
- a CDS encoding HIG1 domain-containing protein, with product MSYILIPVLLILMGLTAYSLIKGIVAFLKTTKIDLETGEGSTATDMQLAQNKAMYARIKYQGLAIAVVAILLAVTR from the coding sequence ATGAGCTACATCCTTATCCCCGTGCTGCTGATCCTGATGGGCCTCACCGCCTATTCGCTGATCAAGGGTATCGTCGCCTTCCTGAAGACGACCAAGATCGACCTTGAAACCGGCGAGGGATCGACCGCGACCGACATGCAGCTTGCCCAGAACAAGGCGATGTATGCGCGCATCAAGTATCAGGGCCTCGCGATCGCGGTGGTCGCGATCCTGCTGGCGGTGACGCGCTGA
- a CDS encoding cob(I)yrinic acid a,c-diamide adenosyltransferase, with the protein MVKLNKIYTRTGDDGTTGLVDGSRCPKHSARIHAIGTVDEANSAIGLAAVKMTGAPGAEITRIQNDLFDLGADLATPGDDFAPSEMVLRIVPAQVEWLEQRIDALNEKLAPLTSFILPGGSELAARLHIARATTRSAERGMVALAAQDAVNPQALAYINRLSDYLFVLARVVNDNGRADVKWVPGASR; encoded by the coding sequence ATGGTCAAGCTCAACAAGATCTACACCCGCACCGGGGATGACGGGACGACGGGGCTCGTCGACGGATCGCGCTGCCCCAAACATTCGGCGCGCATCCATGCGATCGGCACGGTGGACGAAGCGAACAGCGCGATCGGGCTGGCGGCAGTCAAGATGACGGGCGCACCGGGGGCTGAAATCACCCGCATCCAGAACGATCTCTTCGACCTTGGCGCGGATCTTGCCACGCCGGGAGACGATTTCGCCCCGTCCGAAATGGTGCTGCGCATCGTGCCCGCGCAGGTCGAATGGCTGGAACAGCGGATCGACGCGCTCAATGAAAAGCTCGCGCCGCTGACCAGCTTCATCCTGCCGGGCGGCAGCGAACTGGCCGCGCGCCTGCACATCGCCCGCGCCACCACGCGGTCGGCGGAGCGCGGCATGGTGGCCTTGGCGGCGCAGGATGCGGTCAATCCCCAAGCGCTTGCCTATATCAATCGTCTGTCGGACTATCTGTTCGTGCTTGCCAGGGTCGTGAACGACAATGGCCGGGCGGACGTGAAATGGGTGCCGGGGGCAAGCCGCTAG
- a CDS encoding 3-hydroxyacyl-CoA dehydrogenase NAD-binding domain-containing protein — MRNIAVIGAGQMGTGIAQTIAANGMQVMLTDVDLPRAEAGKLAIEKALAKLMGRGKIEAAEAEALLARITTVADYAPFADADLIIEAATEREEIKNAIFDQAGKVLNSAAVLASNTSSIPITRMANHSPDPARFIGLHFFNPVPVMGLIEVIPGLATAQDTTDRITAFARGLGKEVVLSQDEPGFVVNRILLPMINEAVFVLGQSTAGIEDIDKGCRLGLNHPMGPLQLADFVGLDTCLDIINVLYTTTRDSKYRAAPLLVKYVEAGWLGRKTGRGFYDYSGEVPVPTR; from the coding sequence ATGCGCAACATCGCTGTCATCGGCGCCGGACAGATGGGCACCGGCATCGCTCAGACCATTGCCGCCAATGGCATGCAGGTGATGCTCACCGATGTCGACCTGCCCCGCGCCGAAGCGGGCAAGCTTGCCATCGAAAAGGCGCTGGCAAAGCTGATGGGCCGCGGCAAGATCGAAGCGGCCGAGGCCGAAGCCCTGCTCGCACGGATCACCACGGTCGCAGACTACGCCCCCTTCGCCGATGCCGACCTCATAATCGAGGCCGCGACCGAGCGCGAGGAGATCAAGAACGCGATCTTCGACCAGGCGGGCAAGGTATTGAATTCCGCAGCGGTTCTGGCATCGAATACCTCGTCGATCCCGATCACGCGGATGGCGAACCATTCGCCCGATCCTGCGCGTTTCATCGGGCTGCACTTCTTCAACCCCGTGCCCGTCATGGGCCTGATTGAAGTGATCCCCGGCCTTGCCACCGCGCAGGACACCACCGACCGCATCACCGCTTTCGCGCGCGGTCTGGGCAAGGAAGTGGTGCTGAGCCAGGACGAACCCGGCTTCGTCGTCAACCGCATCCTCTTGCCGATGATCAACGAAGCGGTCTTCGTGCTCGGCCAGTCGACCGCGGGGATCGAGGACATCGACAAGGGTTGCCGCCTCGGCCTCAATCACCCGATGGGGCCGCTGCAACTCGCTGATTTCGTCGGGCTCGATACCTGCCTCGACATCATCAACGTGCTTTACACGACCACGCGGGACAGCAAGTACCGCGCCGCGCCCTTGCTGGTGAAATATGTCGAGGCCGGCTGGCTGGGCCGCAAGACGGGCCGCGGGTTCTACGACTATTCGGGCGAGGTTCCGGTCCCCACGCGCTGA
- a CDS encoding NADP-dependent malic enzyme yields the protein MSDGTITPEENKGGFTAREALFYHETIRPGKLEIVATKPMTSQRDLSLAYSPGVAVPVEAIAADPSLAARYTAKANLVAVISNGTAILGLGNLGALAAKPVMEGKAVLFKRFADVDSIDIELATEDPEAFINAVALMEPTFGGINLEDIKAPECFIIEAALRERMKIPVMHDDQHGTAIITAAGLLNACHLTGRDIRDVKVVVNGAGAAAIACTALIKAMGVRHDNVIMCDRSGPITPGRHDMDQWKSAHAVATSATSLEEALVGADIFLGLSAAGALKPEWVRKMADRPIIFAMANPVPEIMPDEAKAVRPDAIIATGRSDFPNQVNNVLGFPFIFRGALDVQATTINEEMKVAAAEAIAELARQQVPEEVALAYGKNHKFGTDYIIPAPFDPRLIEVVSSAVAKAAMDSGVARARIEDFDAYRVMLRSRLNPTTSVLSGVYEIAKANPKRMVFAEAEEEVVLRAAIQFRDFGYGIPILVGRTKAVLDKLHQLSVGDPGSFEIQNSADSEHVPAMVDFLYKRLQRRGYTERDVRRMVNQDRNVFASLLVALGHGDGIITGMTRTFAQTVREVNLVLDPKEGALPFGIHMMIGKNHTTFLADTTINERPNAQELAHIARETAAVARRMGHEPRVAFLSYSTFGNPSGQWLASIREAVAILDREDPGFEYEGEMAPDAALNPKVMALYPFSRLSGPANVLIMPGLQSANLSAKLLRELGSNATIGPMLIGIEKPVQIVPMTASAPDVLTLAVLAGAGVVG from the coding sequence ATGTCCGACGGAACCATCACGCCGGAAGAGAATAAGGGCGGCTTCACCGCGCGTGAGGCGCTGTTCTACCACGAAACGATCCGCCCCGGTAAACTCGAGATCGTCGCCACCAAGCCGATGACCTCGCAGCGCGACCTTTCGCTGGCCTATTCGCCGGGTGTGGCCGTTCCGGTCGAAGCGATCGCCGCCGACCCCTCGCTCGCCGCGCGTTACACCGCCAAGGCGAACCTCGTCGCGGTGATTTCCAACGGCACCGCGATCCTCGGTCTCGGCAATCTCGGCGCGCTCGCGGCAAAGCCGGTGATGGAAGGCAAGGCGGTGCTGTTCAAACGCTTTGCCGACGTCGATTCGATCGACATCGAACTTGCGACCGAAGACCCCGAAGCCTTCATCAACGCGGTCGCGCTGATGGAGCCGACCTTCGGCGGGATCAACCTTGAGGATATCAAGGCGCCCGAATGCTTCATCATCGAAGCCGCGCTGCGGGAACGCATGAAGATCCCGGTGATGCACGATGACCAGCACGGCACCGCGATCATCACCGCGGCGGGCCTGCTCAACGCATGCCACCTGACGGGCCGCGATATCCGCGACGTGAAGGTGGTGGTCAACGGCGCGGGCGCCGCCGCCATCGCCTGCACCGCGCTGATCAAGGCGATGGGCGTGCGCCATGACAATGTGATCATGTGCGACCGTTCGGGCCCGATCACCCCCGGCCGCCACGACATGGACCAGTGGAAGAGCGCGCATGCCGTCGCCACCTCGGCCACCAGCCTCGAAGAGGCGCTGGTGGGGGCGGATATCTTCCTCGGCCTGTCGGCTGCCGGCGCGCTGAAGCCCGAATGGGTGCGCAAGATGGCCGACCGCCCGATCATCTTCGCGATGGCCAACCCCGTCCCCGAAATCATGCCCGACGAAGCGAAAGCCGTGCGCCCCGATGCGATCATCGCCACCGGGCGCAGCGATTTTCCCAATCAGGTCAACAACGTGCTGGGCTTCCCCTTCATCTTCCGCGGCGCGCTCGATGTGCAGGCGACCACGATCAACGAGGAAATGAAGGTCGCCGCCGCCGAAGCCATCGCCGAACTCGCACGCCAGCAGGTGCCCGAGGAAGTCGCGCTCGCTTATGGCAAGAACCACAAGTTCGGCACCGATTACATCATCCCTGCCCCCTTCGATCCGCGGCTGATCGAGGTTGTCTCCTCCGCCGTGGCCAAGGCGGCGATGGATTCGGGCGTCGCGCGCGCGCGGATCGAGGATTTCGACGCCTACCGCGTGATGCTGCGCAGCCGTTTGAACCCCACCACCTCGGTGCTGTCGGGCGTCTATGAAATCGCCAAGGCGAACCCGAAGCGGATGGTCTTTGCCGAGGCTGAAGAAGAAGTGGTGCTGCGCGCCGCGATCCAGTTCCGCGATTTCGGCTATGGCATCCCGATCCTCGTCGGGCGCACCAAGGCGGTGCTCGACAAGCTGCACCAACTGTCGGTGGGCGATCCGGGCAGCTTCGAAATCCAGAACTCGGCCGACAGCGAGCACGTGCCCGCGATGGTCGATTTCCTCTACAAGCGCCTCCAGCGCCGCGGTTATACCGAACGCGACGTGCGCCGCATGGTCAACCAGGATCGCAATGTCTTCGCCTCGTTGCTGGTGGCGCTCGGGCACGGCGACGGGATCATCACCGGCATGACCCGTACCTTTGCCCAGACCGTGCGCGAGGTGAACCTCGTGCTCGATCCCAAGGAAGGCGCGCTGCCGTTCGGCATCCACATGATGATCGGCAAGAACCACACTACCTTCCTTGCCGACACCACGATCAACGAACGGCCCAATGCGCAGGAACTGGCGCATATCGCCCGCGAAACCGCTGCGGTCGCGCGGCGCATGGGCCACGAACCGCGGGTCGCCTTCCTCTCCTATTCGACCTTCGGCAATCCTTCGGGCCAGTGGCTCGCCAGCATCCGCGAGGCGGTGGCGATCCTCGACCGCGAGGATCCGGGCTTCGAATATGAAGGCGAAATGGCACCCGACGCCGCGCTCAATCCCAAGGTGATGGCGCTCTATCCCTTCAGCCGCCTGTCGGGCCCCGCCAACGTGCTGATCATGCCCGGGCTGCAATCGGCCAACCTGTCGGCCAAGCTGCTGCGCGAACTGGGCAGCAACGCGACGATCGGGCCGATGCTGATCGGGATCGAAAAGCCGGTGCAGATCGTGCCGATGACGGCAAGCGCGCCCGACGTGCTCACCCTTGCTGTGCTCGCGGGTGCGGGCGTGGTGGGATAA
- the trmB gene encoding tRNA (guanine(46)-N(7))-methyltransferase TrmB, with protein sequence MTAFKEGDPTTISRLYGRSVGKKLRTYQQGLVDNLLPKIAVPAEGPVTSEVLFGDQRPLHFEIGFGGGEHLAYRADLLPDHGFIGAEPFVNGVAQALTHVADQRLANIRIHHGDALEVLTRVPDDGLTMLYLLHPDPWPKARHAKRRMMNDGPVRMFADKLKPGGEFRFGTDHAVYLRHALMVMQRHTDVFEWVVEKPSDWQVRPSGWPETRYEHKARTVYGHEVWYFRFRRK encoded by the coding sequence ATGACGGCATTCAAGGAAGGCGACCCCACCACCATCTCGCGGCTTTACGGCCGCTCCGTGGGGAAGAAACTGCGCACCTATCAGCAGGGGTTGGTCGACAACCTGCTGCCCAAGATCGCCGTGCCCGCCGAAGGGCCGGTGACATCCGAGGTGTTGTTCGGCGACCAGCGCCCGCTGCATTTCGAGATCGGTTTCGGCGGGGGCGAGCATCTGGCCTACCGCGCCGACCTCCTCCCCGATCACGGGTTCATCGGAGCCGAACCCTTCGTCAACGGCGTGGCGCAGGCGCTGACGCATGTGGCCGACCAGCGGCTGGCCAATATCCGCATCCATCACGGCGACGCGCTGGAGGTGCTCACGCGGGTGCCCGATGACGGGCTGACCATGCTCTACCTGCTCCACCCCGATCCCTGGCCCAAGGCGCGCCATGCCAAGCGGCGGATGATGAACGACGGGCCGGTGCGGATGTTCGCCGACAAGCTCAAACCCGGCGGCGAATTCCGGTTCGGCACCGATCACGCGGTCTATCTGCGCCACGCACTGATGGTGATGCAGCGGCACACCGATGTGTTCGAATGGGTGGTGGAAAAGCCGTCCGACTGGCAGGTGCGCCCCTCCGGCTGGCCCGAGACGCGCTACGAACACAAGGCCCGCACCGTTTATGGGCACGAGGTCTGGTATTTCCGCTTTCGGCGGAAGTAG
- a CDS encoding DUF2945 domain-containing protein, whose protein sequence is MVKKLTEETSIKGHKVAASKDEPQYLVETDDGKQAAHKPTALKKA, encoded by the coding sequence GTGGTCAAGAAGCTGACCGAGGAAACCTCGATCAAGGGCCACAAGGTCGCCGCGTCCAAGGACGAGCCGCAATATCTGGTCGAAACCGACGACGGCAAGCAGGCCGCGCACAAGCCCACCGCACTCAAGAAAGCCTGA
- the ctrA gene encoding response regulator transcription factor CtrA, which translates to MRVLLIEDEPTTAKAIELMLTTEGFNVYSTDLGEEGLDLGKLYDYDIILLDLNLPDMHGYDVLKKLRVAKVQTPVLILSGISEMDSKIRSFGFGADDYVTKPFHREELVARIYAVVRRSKGHSQSVIRTGKLAVNLDAKTVEVDGSRVHLTGKEYAMLELLSLRKGTTLTKEMFLNHLYGGMDEPELKIIDVFICKLRKKLSLACGGENYIETVWGRGYVLRDDETVVEAA; encoded by the coding sequence ATGCGTGTTCTGCTGATCGAAGACGAACCGACCACCGCCAAGGCGATCGAGCTGATGCTCACCACCGAAGGCTTCAATGTCTATTCGACCGACCTTGGCGAGGAAGGCCTCGATCTGGGCAAGCTGTATGATTACGACATCATCCTGCTCGACCTGAACCTGCCCGACATGCATGGCTACGACGTGCTCAAGAAACTGCGCGTCGCCAAGGTGCAGACCCCGGTGCTGATCCTTTCGGGCATTTCGGAAATGGATTCGAAGATCCGCTCCTTCGGCTTCGGCGCCGACGATTACGTCACCAAGCCGTTCCACCGCGAAGAACTGGTCGCCCGCATCTATGCCGTGGTGCGCCGTTCGAAGGGCCATTCGCAGTCGGTCATCCGCACCGGCAAGCTCGCGGTGAACCTCGATGCCAAGACCGTCGAAGTGGACGGCAGCCGCGTGCATCTCACCGGCAAGGAATATGCGATGCTGGAACTGCTCAGCTTGCGCAAGGGCACCACGCTGACCAAGGAAATGTTCCTCAACCACCTCTACGGCGGGATGGACGAGCCCGAACTCAAGATCATCGACGTGTTCATCTGCAAACTGCGCAAGAAGCTGAGCCTCGCGTGCGGCGGCGAAAATTACATCGAGACGGTCTGGGGCCGCGGCTATGTGCTGCGCGACGACGAAACGGTGGTCGAAGCGGCGTAA
- the rpoN gene encoding RNA polymerase factor sigma-54, which produces MALGPRLDLRQSQSLVMTPQLQQAIKLLAASNLEIETFIAEALEANPLLDTGGPADPGEPEPIALAAPAGEDAPADQLMLAGGGEGDAPLDLASVDRDFDTGDGAGPGLRDAEWGAAGAPGTDLADLPDWEQLRAAEVTLCEHLEAQVGLKTRDPQVSAVARRLIGLLDDAGYLTTPLGEVAGDLGVGSDLVEAALALVQSLDPTGVGARDLAECIALQAREADRYDPCMAMLIANLDLVARGEVARLKRLCRVDDEDFADMLRELRSYDPRPGLAFAACDTSSVIPDIIITANAAGGWDIALNEDTLPRLIVNRGYYVELNAGATSRESQGWLKEKLADAHWLIRALDQRQKTILKTAAEIVKQQDGFFRRGVAELRPLTLREVAEKIEMHESTVSRVTSNKYLACARGTFELKYFFTSGVASADGEGASSAAIKARIKALIDAETVKAILSDQQLADMLQKEGFDLARRTVAKYREAIGLGSSAERRRAKKMAGVR; this is translated from the coding sequence ATGGCATTAGGCCCGCGCCTTGATCTGAGGCAGTCGCAATCGCTGGTGATGACGCCGCAATTGCAGCAGGCGATCAAGCTGCTGGCGGCCTCCAACCTCGAAATCGAAACCTTCATCGCCGAGGCGCTGGAGGCCAATCCCTTGCTCGACACCGGCGGGCCGGCCGATCCGGGCGAGCCCGAGCCGATTGCCCTTGCCGCCCCTGCGGGCGAGGATGCGCCTGCCGATCAGCTGATGCTGGCGGGCGGGGGCGAGGGCGATGCGCCGCTCGATCTGGCTTCGGTCGACCGCGATTTCGATACCGGCGACGGCGCGGGGCCGGGGCTGCGCGATGCCGAATGGGGCGCGGCCGGCGCGCCGGGCACCGACCTTGCCGACCTGCCCGACTGGGAGCAGCTGCGCGCCGCCGAGGTCACGTTGTGCGAGCATCTCGAAGCGCAGGTCGGGCTCAAAACCCGCGATCCGCAGGTCAGCGCGGTCGCCCGCCGTCTGATCGGACTGCTCGACGACGCGGGTTACCTCACCACGCCGCTCGGCGAAGTTGCCGGCGATCTGGGGGTCGGCAGCGACCTGGTGGAGGCGGCGCTGGCGCTTGTGCAATCGCTCGATCCGACCGGGGTAGGCGCGCGCGATCTAGCCGAGTGCATCGCGCTTCAGGCGCGCGAGGCGGACCGCTACGATCCGTGCATGGCGATGCTGATCGCCAATCTCGATCTGGTGGCGCGCGGCGAGGTCGCGCGGCTCAAACGTCTGTGCCGGGTCGACGACGAGGATTTCGCCGACATGCTGCGCGAATTGCGCAGCTACGATCCGCGACCCGGTCTCGCCTTTGCTGCCTGCGATACGAGTTCGGTGATCCCCGACATCATCATCACCGCCAATGCCGCGGGCGGGTGGGACATCGCGTTGAACGAGGACACGCTGCCGCGCTTGATCGTCAACCGCGGCTACTATGTCGAACTCAACGCGGGCGCGACCAGCCGCGAATCGCAAGGCTGGCTGAAGGAAAAGCTGGCGGACGCGCATTGGCTGATCCGCGCATTGGACCAGCGGCAGAAGACGATCCTCAAGACCGCAGCCGAAATCGTGAAGCAGCAGGACGGGTTCTTCCGCCGCGGGGTAGCCGAACTGCGCCCGCTGACCTTGCGCGAGGTGGCCGAGAAGATCGAAATGCATGAAAGCACGGTCAGCCGCGTCACCAGCAACAAGTATCTCGCCTGCGCACGGGGCACGTTCGAACTGAAGTATTTCTTCACCAGCGGGGTCGCCTCGGCCGATGGCGAGGGCGCATCATCGGCTGCGATCAAGGCGCGGATCAAGGCGCTGATCGATGCCGAGACGGTAAAGGCGATCCTGTCCGATCAACAGCTTGCCGACATGCTGCAAAAGGAAGGTTTCGATCTGGCGCGGCGCACGGTCGCCAAATATCGCGAGGCGATCGGGCTGGGGTCGAGCGCGGAGCGCCGGCGCGCCAAGAAGATGGCCGGGGTGCGCTGA
- the lptB gene encoding LPS export ABC transporter ATP-binding protein → MDSTTLPDPAADAAMIQPTGSGLEVISIAKSYDKRAVLTDISLNVAKGEVLGLLGPNGAGKTTCFYSIMGLVKPDSGRILMDGEDVTKLPMYRRAILGLGYLPQETSIFRGMTVEQNIASVLELVEPDKTTRAAELERLLDEFGLTRLRTSPAMALSGGERRRCEIARALAAKPSIMLLDEPFAGIDPLSISDIRDLVKDLKQRGIGVLITDHNVRETLDIVDRACIIYGGQVLFAGSPQELVADENVRRLYLGESFTL, encoded by the coding sequence ATGGACAGCACGACCCTTCCCGATCCGGCCGCCGACGCCGCCATGATCCAGCCCACCGGCAGCGGGCTCGAAGTGATCTCGATCGCCAAGAGCTATGACAAGCGCGCGGTGCTGACCGACATTTCGCTCAATGTCGCCAAGGGCGAGGTGCTCGGCCTGCTCGGCCCCAACGGCGCGGGCAAGACCACGTGCTTCTATTCGATCATGGGGCTGGTGAAGCCCGATTCGGGCCGCATCCTGATGGACGGCGAGGATGTGACCAAGCTGCCGATGTATCGCCGTGCGATCCTCGGCCTTGGCTATCTGCCGCAGGAAACCAGTATTTTCCGCGGGATGACGGTCGAACAGAACATCGCCAGCGTGCTCGAACTGGTCGAACCCGACAAGACCACGCGCGCCGCCGAACTGGAGCGGCTGCTCGACGAATTCGGGCTGACGCGGCTGCGCACCAGCCCCGCGATGGCACTGTCGGGGGGTGAACGCCGCCGCTGTGAGATCGCCCGCGCGCTGGCGGCAAAGCCTTCGATCATGCTGCTCGACGAACCCTTTGCCGGGATCGATCCGCTTTCGATCAGCGATATCCGCGATCTGGTGAAGGATCTGAAGCAGCGCGGCATCGGCGTGCTGATCACCGATCACAACGTGCGCGAAACGCTCGACATCGTCGACCGCGCCTGCATCATCTATGGCGGGCAGGTGCTGTTCGCCGGAAGCCCGCAGGAGCTGGTCGCGGACGAAAACGTGCGCCGGCTCTATCTGGGCGAGAGCTTCACGCTGTGA
- the ppa gene encoding inorganic diphosphatase, which yields MRIDKIPTGVNPPDNLNVIIEVPTGGEPVKYEFDKESGALFVDRILHTPMRYPANYGFVPHTLSPDGDPLDALVISRSPFIPGCVVRARPIGVLNLEDEQGGDEKLVCVPVNETFPYYADVLETSDLPSIIFQQIEHFFTHYKDLEAEKWVRVGKWGNAAEARQITVEAIERYNAAK from the coding sequence ATGCGCATCGACAAGATCCCCACCGGCGTGAACCCCCCCGACAACCTCAATGTCATCATCGAGGTGCCGACCGGCGGCGAACCGGTGAAGTACGAATTCGACAAGGAAAGCGGCGCATTGTTCGTCGACCGCATCCTCCACACGCCGATGCGCTATCCGGCGAACTACGGCTTCGTGCCGCACACGCTGAGCCCCGATGGCGACCCGCTCGATGCGCTGGTGATCTCGCGTTCGCCCTTCATCCCGGGCTGCGTGGTGCGCGCGCGGCCGATCGGCGTGCTCAACCTCGAAGACGAGCAGGGCGGCGATGAAAAGCTTGTCTGCGTTCCGGTGAACGAGACCTTCCCCTATTACGCCGACGTGCTGGAAACCAGCGATCTGCCGAGCATCATCTTCCAGCAGATCGAGCACTTCTTCACCCACTACAAGGATCTGGAAGCCGAAAAGTGGGTGCGCGTGGGCAAGTGGGGCAACGCCGCCGAAGCCCGCCAGATCACCGTCGAGGCGATCGAGCGTTACAACGCGGCAAAATAG
- the hisS gene encoding histidine--tRNA ligase, whose protein sequence is MSKKTPQAIRGTQDIFGAEAEAFAFVVETFERVRRIYRFRRLEMPVFEKTEVFARSLGETTDVVSKEMYSFDDRGGESLTLRPEFTAGIARAFLANGWQQYAPLKVATHGPLFRYERPQKGRYRQFHQIDAEVIGAGEPQADVELLAMANQLLRELGINDVTLHLNTLGDAESREAWRAALIEYFRAVKDQLSEESQERLEKNPLRILDSKDPRDKPFLADAPKIDAFLSEEARAFFAAVTSGLDAAGVKWVRAESLVRGLDYYRHTAFEFIPDEGSASAAALGSQSTVLGGGRYDGLMESLGGAATPAVGWAAGIERLAMLVGAREEKPADLVIVVEDDGRVGEAIALIGNVRRAGFTAELVASGSPRKRYDKAVKRGAVVILSLRPAMGNGITTDNPEAGVLSVLGAYR, encoded by the coding sequence ATGAGCAAAAAGACACCCCAGGCCATCCGCGGCACCCAGGACATCTTCGGCGCCGAGGCGGAAGCCTTCGCCTTCGTGGTCGAAACCTTCGAGCGCGTCCGCCGCATTTACCGCTTCCGCCGGCTGGAAATGCCGGTGTTCGAGAAGACCGAGGTGTTCGCGCGTTCCTTGGGCGAGACCACCGATGTCGTGTCGAAGGAGATGTATTCCTTCGACGATCGCGGCGGCGAATCGCTCACCTTGCGCCCCGAATTCACCGCCGGGATCGCGCGCGCGTTTCTCGCCAACGGCTGGCAGCAATATGCGCCGCTGAAAGTGGCCACGCACGGCCCGCTGTTCCGTTACGAACGCCCGCAAAAGGGCCGCTACCGCCAGTTCCACCAGATCGACGCCGAGGTGATCGGCGCAGGCGAACCGCAGGCGGATGTCGAGCTGCTGGCGATGGCGAATCAGCTTTTGCGCGAGCTTGGCATCAACGATGTGACCCTGCACCTGAACACGCTGGGCGATGCGGAAAGCCGCGAGGCGTGGCGGGCGGCCTTGATCGAGTATTTCCGGGCGGTGAAGGACCAGCTTTCGGAAGAATCGCAGGAGCGGCTGGAGAAGAACCCGCTGCGGATCCTCGATTCGAAGGACCCGCGCGACAAGCCCTTCCTCGCCGATGCGCCCAAGATCGACGCGTTCCTGTCGGAGGAGGCGCGCGCCTTTTTCGCGGCCGTCACCAGCGGCTTGGATGCTGCGGGGGTGAAGTGGGTGCGGGCGGAAAGCCTCGTGCGGGGCCTCGATTACTACCGCCACACCGCGTTCGAGTTCATTCCCGACGAGGGCAGCGCCTCGGCGGCGGCATTGGGCAGCCAGAGCACGGTGCTGGGCGGCGGGCGTTATGACGGGTTGATGGAAAGCCTCGGCGGCGCAGCCACGCCTGCGGTCGGCTGGGCGGCGGGGATCGAGCGGCTGGCGATGCTGGTGGGGGCGCGGGAGGAGAAGCCTGCGGACCTCGTCATTGTGGTCGAGGACGATGGGCGTGTCGGGGAAGCAATCGCCCTCATCGGCAACGTTCGCAGGGCAGGCTTTACGGCTGAGTTGGTCGCCTCGGGATCGCCGCGCAAGCGTTACGACAAGGCAGTAAAGCGCGGGGCCGTGGTCATCCTCTCACTGAGGCCAGCGATGGGTAACGGCATTACCACCGACAATCCCGAAGCGGGTGTTTTGAGCGTGCTCGGCGCCTATCGTTAG